TACCAAATGCGTTTAGTCGATTTGTTGAGTATCATTGCATTATACATTGGTTGCATTTGTTATTGTGTTGGATGGTTGATTATGTTGGATGATTGTTATGTTGCTATTATGTATGAATAATCGTTGTATGGATTATATGAAATTGTGTTGTGGAACAGGTGATGTGCATACGATAATCTAATGCTTACTTATTATGATGCTTTCTTTTATATAATTATTATATGTCATCTCTTATGTTTGAATGTTTCCTCCACATGGGTAACGTGCTTTAATAATCTGCAATAGGAACTCAGATGTGAGTCAAAGATGAAGTCTTCAGTTTTTTTTTTGCCGGCATCTGCTCTGATGTGTAACATCGGGAAAATTGGAACGTTGTGTCTTTCATTAtgttttaatatttattattatgACATGTTATGTGGATGTTGGATATGTTGAGTTAACTATTTGTTAATGTTGTTAAATTGTTACTTAATAAAAGTTAACATTCGGACATATGGTTATTACTACTGTTTTTATAACTGTCAAGTGTTACGTGTCTTTTTAATTGAGCAGGTTGATTGTATGTTATAGTGTAGCATTCTAAATTTCATGTTGATTTGTTTTACTCTGATAGATGTTTTAAATTTGCACGAGGAAAACTTAGGATGTTACATAATGGTATTAGAGCAGGCCGGTTTGTCCAGCCAAGTAGTTGAGTCGGTGTGGTGTGACAGTTGAATACTGTTGATGTTGTCTCTTTAACCATTATTATTGTTGGTGGTGTGAAATAGAAAATGGATGGAAGAAACGACGTTGTTATTGTTGCTGCTTTGTAGGTTGTTGCTCAGCATGTACAAAATCATCCTAATGCTGGTGTGAATGACGAGTTCCAACATTTGTGGAAGTTCCAGAGGAACAATCCGGCTACTTTCAAGTGTAGGTACGATCCTGATGGAGCATAGACTTGACTCTGGGAGATTGAGAGGATTTTTAAAGTGATGGATTGCTCTGAAGCACAAAAGGTGCAATTCGATATGCATATGTTAGTTGAGGAAGTTGATGACTGGTGGATCAACACTCGTCACGTGTTGGATGTTGCAGCTGAAGTTGTAACTTGGGTTGTGTTCCGCAGGGAGTTTTTGAGAAAGTACTTTCCGGAGGATGTTCGTGGTAAAAAGGAGATTGAGTTTCTGGAGCTGAAGCAGGGTAATTTGTCAGTTACTGAGTATACTTCCAGATTTGTGGAACTTGTTAAGTTCTATCCTCATTACAGCGAGGCGACAATTGAGTTCTCGAAGTGTATCAAATTCGAGAATGGTTTGTGTCCTAAGATTAAGAAGGTTATTGGATACCAATAGATCAGGAGGTTTCTAGAGTTGGTGAACAACTGTAGAATTTATGAGGATGATAGTAAGGCTCGATCGGCTCACTACAAGGGGGTTGGgcaagagaagaggaaagcagaATCGGAACTATGGGAAGCTATATAATGCTCCAGCTGATATAGGTAAACAAAGAGTTGTTGATGGTAAGAGGACaagtgggggaggtgctcctactcCTCTTAAGTTCTATAGGTGCGGTGAGTTGGGTCATTGTGTCAGTGAATGCAAGAATAATGTGAAGAAGTGTTACAATTATGAGAAGTAAAGATATTTGGTTGCTGATTGCAAAGAGAATGTGATGACTTGCTACAACTATGGTGAACCAAGATATATCAGCACTCATTGCCCGAAGCCTAAGAAAGCTTCAACTGGAGGAAAGGTGTTCGCTCTGACAGGGACTCAGACTTCCAGTGATGATAGGTTGATTAGAGGTATATGTTATATTAATAATACGCCTTTGATTTCTATTATCAATACTGGAgctactcattcttttattgATGCTGACTGTGTGAAAAGGCTAGGCCTTGTTGTGTCTTATATGAGTGGAGAAATAGTTATCGAAACTCCTGCTAAAGGTTCGGTCACTACTacttcaatttttttttgaattttccTCTATTAATCTTTGATAAAGATTTTAGCATTGATCTTATGTTCTTTCCATTAGAGAATCTTGATGTTACCTTGGGGATGAACTGG
The Lathyrus oleraceus cultivar Zhongwan6 unplaced genomic scaffold, CAAS_Psat_ZW6_1.0 chrUn0426, whole genome shotgun sequence DNA segment above includes these coding regions:
- the LOC127114225 gene encoding uncharacterized protein LOC127114225; this encodes MIVRLDRLTTRGLGKRRGKQNRNYGKLYNAPADIGKQRVVDGKRTSGGGAPTPLKFYRCENVMTCYNYGEPRYISTHCPKPKKASTGGKVFALTGTQTSSDDRLIRGICYINNTPLISIINTGATHSFIDADCVKRLGLVVSYMSGEIVIETPAKENLDVTLGMNWLEINHVHINWYNKSLEFTAPGEEEEASFLSSRDLKEILEEEAQVFGLFAALSAKIQAVTDELQVVQDFPKVFLDDI
- the LOC127114223 gene encoding uncharacterized protein LOC127114223; this encodes MDCSEAQKVQFDMHMLVEEVDDWWINTRHVLDVAAEVVTWVVFRREFLRKYFPEDVRGKKEIEFLELKQGNLSVTEYTSRFVELVKFYPHYSEATIEFSKCIKFENGLCPKIKKVIGYQ